From the genome of Taeniopygia guttata chromosome 31, bTaeGut7.mat, whole genome shotgun sequence, one region includes:
- the LOC140681034 gene encoding serine/threonine-protein kinase pim-1-like, producing the protein MGAPDGTSAPLEIVLLDKVSTGFPGVVQLLEWLELPNNIVMVLERPERSQDLLHFIRARRFLSEEVARQLFRQVLEAVRHCTSRGVLHRDIKPENILVDLATGQAKLIDFGCGTYLQDTAYTHFP; encoded by the exons cccgacggcaccagcgcacccctggagatcgtgctgctggacaaggtgtccactggcttccctggtgtggtccagctgctggagtggcttgagctccccaacaacatcgtgatggtgctggagcggccggagcggtctcaggacctcctgcatttcattcgggcacggaggttcctgtctgaagaggtggcacggcagctgttccgccaggtgctggaggccgtgcggcactgcaccagccgtggggtcctgcaccgcgacatcaaaccagagaacatcctggttgacctggccactggccaggcaaaattgatcgactttggctgcggcacctacctgcaagacacagcctacactcacttt ccctga